GGTGGTAATTGCGGTATGGAACGTGTATCTATATATTCAGACCGTTTTAGGTTATTCACTGAGTATGGGGAAACATGGTGATTTTGACTTACGTCTGAGAGTAGCTCGTTGAGTATCATACCTATCCTTTTTCCATGAATtgtcttcatcgtcaagGTCTGCcggcggtggtggaggtggtggaatAGGATACGAAGGTAGGGGTTTCACCGATGGTTCAGGTGATAAGACGGTATTTCTTCCTCCGCCATAGGACGACTTGGGTCTTAGCTACGAGGGGATGTGCAAACATACGGTCAGAGGATTATCTTCCACTCTGTCCGGACTGAAATGTGACGACTTACCAGGGGTGATCCGGAAGAAcgtttcttcttcgatgtcGGTTCCAGATCATtctgaggaggaggtggggcGTTGTAAGTGGTCAGACAGTAATTGATCTCCGCTTGGAATACCGATGgcatggtgatgaggttTCCACTCTGATTTGATTGGGTCAGTACAAAGGCATTGGATGGGTTTAGATTGTCCGTCGATAGAAGATTAATCAGTGAAGAAGCATCCTGCATCCTCCCGTCTCCCAGATGTGATCGGATCGTCCCAAACTCAAACCCTTCCTGTGGGAGAGTGAGCTATGAACTCTGTCCATCTGATTTTTCTTTCATGCACTgatcccttctcttctctttctgatGGGACTGGACTGGATTGTACTCTAGATTGTCTGCATGgatcacctccactttgtGATTATATCCGGTATTCGGAATTCAGGGCACTCGCGTGCTCGCTCTGGTCATTCCCCATATCGTATTATCGTATATCGTATATCCGCCTCCACTATGTCATAGCAAGGGTTAGGGTATGCGATCCATCTGATACTCTGTTAATCCCATCGGCCCGTCGCCTACCGCACACTACACTACCATACTACCACCGTAGCATTCTTCATTTTTCGTTCTCATTCGTTTTACTCATCTCACCTCTTATCTATTCATCCTTCACATACACAGCATCACATCGAAAAGTGAGTCAAATGCACACATCGTATCCCACATACTGATAGACACCTACTTCGCAGATCGTCACCATGTCTGAAGATAACAGGAAACGTTCTGGTTCCGTCGCCggatccatcccatccatgGAAACTTCAGGTGATTCCTTGAAGGATGAGACCGTCGTCGTCGTCCTGGGTGCAAGTGGTGATTtggccaagaagaagactttcCCAGCTCTCTTCGCCTTGTTCGCTCAAGGTTTACTCCCCAAGGACGTTCATATCGTCGGTTATGCCAGAACGAGTGAGTAGTAATCAATGACGTCGGCCGAATGAAAACATATAACATGAATGACTAATGCATGTATCTGTGTTGTGTAATGggtagagatggatgaaCAAGAATTCTACAAGAGAGAAACTCAATAtatcaaaggtgatgattcGAAGATTGAAGAATTCAAGAAGATCTCATCCTACATCTCAGGTCAatatgatggagatgagggatTCCAAGAATTATTGAAACATCTTGAAAAATTAGAAGGTGATCGTAAATCCAAAAACCGTGTTTTCTACATGGCGTTACCTCCATCGGTATTCACAACAGTCGCTAAAGGGTTGAAAAAGAATGTCTACTCTGAAAGTGGTATCAACAGAATCATAGTTGAGAAACCTTTCGGAAAAGATTTGGAATCATGTAGAGAGATGATGTCAGAGTTGAAGGCTCAATGGGCAGAGAATGAAACTTACAGAATCGATCATTACTTGGGTAAAGAAATGGTAAAGAACCTTTTGATTCTGAGATTCGGTAATGTCTTCCTCGACGCTGCGTTCAACAAGAACTTTGTCAGTAATGTACAAATCACTTTCAAAGAACCGTTTGGAACagagggaagaggtggttATTTCGATGAGTTTGGTATTATCAGAGATGTTTGTCAGAACCGTGAGTTATCGTCCATTGCTCTAATCCAAGCATCGACAAGCGATaactgattgatcatatcaccCTGCCAGACCTTCTCCAAACCCTTTCTATCCTTGCTATGGAAAGacccatctctttctcagctgAAGACATCCGAgatgaaaaggtgagtatctgtAGCACACATAAACCCATTAGCCCATATCTCCTCCCCGCATCCACTTTCGTGTCCACTCTGCCTTTCTGATCGGGGCCAGAGCTGacattatcaatatcatttcaGGTCAAAGTCCTCCGATCTATCCCTCCCATCGTCCAAAAAGACGTTCTGCTCGGTCAATACGTTGCTGAAGGAGACAAGCCTGGATATCTCGATGATGACACTGTCCCTAAAGGTTCCGTCTGTCCCACTTTCGCAGCTATGACTCTTTGGGTAAACAACCCTAGATGGGAAGGTGTACCTTTCATCATGAAGgctggtaaaggtgagtacgCTGTTTCAGATCACTGTCACCTGCTCTAGCTCGCTATCCGTGTAGGATACTCATGCTGTTGTGACGTCTCGTAGCATTGAACGAATCAAAGGTGGAAATCCGAGTTCAATTCAAAGATGCTTTACAAGGTATCTTCACCGATATCCCAAGAAACGAATTAGTCATGAGAATCCAACCTTCCGAAGCCGtctacctgaagatgaacgCCAAGTTACCTGGATTCGCTACCAGAGCCGTACCAACCGAATTGGACTTGACTTACAAGAAGAGATTCGTCGATACCAACATCCCTCAAGCTTACGAGGCTTTGATCTTGGATGCTTTCAAGGGTGATCACTCGAACTTCGttagagatgatgaattggatgtGGCTTGGAAGATCTTCACTCCTATTCTCCACTGGATCGATGGTAAGGGTGAGTAAAAAAATGGAAAAGCAAatggatgaaaagaaggGGAGCTGATGAGACTGCGAATAATTGTTTCATTAGACGCTCCTAAACCCGAACCTTACCCATACGGTTCAAGAGGTCCTAAGCAAATCGACGAATTCACCTCTAAATACGGATACAAGCGATCTCCTCAAGAATAGTGAGTCTGTTCCCCGTCGCCCTATGACGGATAGAAACTGTTAACTAACGATCATTGTTTAACCTTTACAGCTCTTGGCCTCAAACCTCTGCTAGCTTataaggaagaaggtgtggTCAGGAGCCCAAAAAATGCAAAAAAGAGTTTCTTTCGGAGAGCTGCAGGAGCGTCTGTATCTTGTGTTCAGTTAGTTTCGTGCGAGGGTACTGTctaatgagatgagaagaagaagtcatTGATAATTGATATTGACTAATGTGTATATGCACACTGTGGACAACATTGGGAGGCACAAAATGGTACAGAATAGCTTCCGGCAGATTTGACACTTGTTCCGTCTGTCTCATTTTCACACCCACTCTTAACAGATGTGAATGCTCTGAGTGCCACTATGAGCGTCCACTACTCATGCCTGCTGCAACACACAGACTGTGTATGCTTCTTGATCGCTTCGAAGGTGGTGTGAGTGACGTGTAAGTAGTCTTTTCCCAATGGGTAGCCATGTGCCACCGATAGTGAAATAAAATTCCGGTTACATCTTTATGACCAGTGTCTGTGTTCAAAAGTTGCCGCTTAGTCCTCATGGCATTCGATtgttctcattctcattctctttctcatccttatcactcTACTTCTtgcattcatcatcatcaccagtacatacctctctctcatcttgatatcaTCCCGTTGGGATATTAGAGTCCGGATCGATGAGTGGAGaacaaccaccaccagcagcatTCCGGCTGCCGACTTCACTCCCTCCTCTACCGGCACCTACCGTCACATACGATGACTTGATCCAGGGTGAATTCAAGTTCAACGTTAATAGCAGGGATGAACAGGACGAGTACGATGGTGCGGATGAAGATAGGGATAGATCATGGGGTCctggtggatcaggtaagaagaggaaagtacCTAACATGGGAATGAAGAGACCAGGTACTCCAGAAGATTTACGGAAtaatcaaagtcaaagtcaaactACCGATGgtggtatggatgatgatgatgatgttcatCATAAATATATTGATTCTaccaatcaaccatcatcaactaaTACTCCTCCTTTACCTTTTATAAGAAagaaattgagattgagtcCAGcaaggagattgatagaATGGAAAAAGCAATTATTCATCAAACGAAAATCCAATTTCATTTCACTTTACATCGATGCTCAGAACGCTTTGGCTGAAACCGGTCAATCGAAGAATAACGATAACATCAACAAGAACGGTAACATTGCCAATACGCAGGGTCCAAGTAAGAGTCGAAAAACGGATACCAAGTCGACGACTATGACGGGTAGAAAATCGACTTTacctgatgtgagtgaatttgAAAAATTGTTACctgctttggaagatgtCAATTTGGGTTCATGGACACCGGATCAACATGGTTGGAAGAATAATCAACCCCTACAACCTGTAAAGTTTAGGACTTCAATCAAGTTTAGAAAGAAAGAGTGGTTGAGGAGTAAAGATGTtaagagaaagggatggtTTCCTGAAGGCAGTTTTGAGTTCGAGCTGGAATCTAAAGGTGAGTGTAGATTGTCGAGATCATATACTTTACCATGGAATTTTTGCTCATATAGCTGGGATTGATCGAGCTTTACTACGGAGATAGATTATGGTAGTTGCTGACTTATGACGAGATACTTTCGCAGCCTCGTCAACACTCCGTGCGAAAGCGAGAGAACAATCTGCCTTACTCAAATTGGCAAGTGAACTCCgatcactcatcatcacttccaacaAGATCTCCTCTGTTGTCACTACGACCACTACTTCGACTGAGAACAATAACAAAGACGATGACAAATCGCCTCTGAAGACTCGTCGGAAGATAGCTGGTAACAAGGACATCAATGCTTCTGCTGTTGGCCCCGGAGATACACAATCAAATTCGAAAGAAGAGAGTCAACCGATGTCACAGAGTCAATCCAAAGATTCAAATGAAACGAAAACCACCGCCAccggaggaggaggagggaagaagaagcctaaaaagaagaagaggagtgTTTTGGCTAATCAGAGTAATCCGCATCATGTGGATAATTGTGAGTTGTGTTTGGACTCGTCAGCTCACGAGAAATCAGCCATCAAGTAGTAACTATCTAACCAAATCTGAAACAATGTGTTAATCGTTATATAATTCATTCGTAGATCGTCCATCAAGAACCGTCTCACCTTATGGCGACCCATACGAACCCTATTCATCCCATTTATCACTCTTCAACCCACCTCCCATGGTCTTCCTGGCCACTCGTACACGACACAAATCCAAATCACAACAAagccaacaacaacaagcttCTAACGAACTTACCGTGAATAACGACATCAACGTCAATTACAATCCGGATATCAGACCtaacgaagatgatttcatcTGTTGTTTTTGCGAATTCGACTTGTACTATTCTACTGAGTCCATGCGCAAGAAAGCGAtaaggaggaggaagaaggagatcaaaaggaaagaaatgatcaagaatAAAGCTAAGAATGTAGCTGAAGGTAAGAAAGGTTCGTTAAGGAATGAATCGGATTACGATTctcaggaagaagaagaagaggaggacgaggaagaagacgaagatggttttGCGGAAGATAGCGATGAAGATAATTGTCATGATGATGGACATGGACGTTGCACGTAGGTCGATCATACACAGATATACAAATTTCATCTGGACAAAGAAAGAATAATGACTGATGTGTTTGAATTTTGCGATGGGATAGGTGCGGAAGGAGAGTGAAAAAGCCGAAACCTGAtagagataaagaagatggatgatgaatagCAATCGGCTCTTCATGCCTTTTTATCTCTTGATTCTCCTCTTTCGACGAGCCAGACTGAAGACTTGCTTTTTGATACGAATGAAATGAACGTTATGTTTATATAGATACATTATgattttcctttttctttcctaTTTCCCTATTATTCCCATTTTTTTGACGACTCATattcccaatcatcaatACAACACGTATATCCTGCATTCTCTCTTCTTTAAGCCAAAAAAAACAATCCTCATATCACTCATCTTTCAATACCAAACCatactttctttcttcttcttcttggatcCTTATACACTTGcataactcacctgaatACGCTCTTTCTTGCATTGTTCATGATTTTCACACTCATACTATTTCTTGGTACCATCATCTTTTGAGAGGTGCTACAAATATGCATTCATGTTATATGACTACAAACACAGAGTGAATTTATGACCCAAAAATGAAATATGATTCAACTACATTTTCTTTTCTGGTATGAAAATGTTCATTACCTCGAAAACCCCTCCCCTTTTAGCCGTAAACCACTCTTCTAGGtttatcttcatcacctccatcaacctcttctacACCATCTTCAAGTACTTCCAATAACCTAGGTTCAGGTCTTGAGGCATCTCCATTGGGTGTACCTAAATTTTCAGTCGATCGTTGCGAAGCGGCAGGTTGATTCGGATCGGGTTTACTCGTTATAtgtacatcatcttctttcagaTCGATAGTAACGATTTCACCATCCCTAACAAAACCAAAACATAACATCAAATATTTAGCAACATTTCAGAGACTGGTGGAGGGGTTAAAGTAGATTTTTTAGCTGTACTCACTTGATCGTACCATCCAGTAATTTACCTGCAACTTTCGTAACCACCTTATCTCTTATGATCCTCTGTACGGCCCTAGCTCCAAATTGTTCTGAATATCCTTTATTCGCCAACCACACTTTAGCATCTTCCGTGACGTTCAAGGTTATTCTCCTAGGATCCAGTCTACTCTGAAGTTCTCTCAATCGTAACTGGATGATATCCAATATAATGGACGGTGGAAGTTTGTTGAATACCAATAACTCATCTAACCGGTTGATCAATTCGGGTCGGAAAAAGGTTCCTACCGATTTCAATACTTCGGATCGAGTGGCGTCGGTGATTGAGCCATCGGGATGACATGCGTTGGGCTCGTATAATGCTCTGGCAAACAGAAAATACAATGTCAGTAGATGTGTTGAGTATTCCGATGTACCAACAGAAAAGTAGACTCACTCTGATCCGAGATTAGATGTCAAGCAGATAATGGTATTTTTAAAATTCACTTGTCTACCTTGACCGTCCGTCAGACAACCCTCATCAAGTATCTGAAGTAAGATATTGGCGACATCCGGATGAGCtttttcaatctcatcaaacacTACCACGGCGTATGGTCTTCTTCGAACGGCTTCCGTAAGTTGTCCACCTTCCTCGTACCCTACAAAGCCAGCTGTGGCACCTATCAATCGGGAGACCGTATGCTTATCGTGGAATTCAGACATGTTGAGTTGAATCCTAATACGGATGACATTTATCAGCTTACGATACATACAAAacagaagacgaaggatggatggtgaaCTCACAATCCCCTCTTTTCATCTGCGAAAAGGAATTCCGCCAGAGCTTTCGTCAATTCACTCTTTCCTACACCGGTCGGACCAAGGAACAAGAACGAAGCCAAAGGTCTTGAAGGAGGTTGTAATCCCGCTCGTGATAATCTAATCGCATCACTGACAGCATGTACCACCTGATCTTGACCTACTACTCTAGTTTTCAGGGAATCTTCCATATGGACtaatctttctctttcacctttcaaGAGATTGTTCACGGGTATTCCAGTAGATTTCGCTACTACCACAGCTATATCTTCAGATGTCACTCGATCTTTCACAGACATATTGGGTTCTTGAGAGTTTTCACTATCCAGctcagcttgagctttggGTAATCTTCTCTGTAATTGAGGTATAGTTGAGAATCTTAATTTCGATGCTTTTTCAAATTCACCATTCCTCTGAGCATTCTCCAAATCGATATTAGCCTGTTCGATCTGTTCTTTGATACTCTTAATTTCCGctactctttctctttcctgaGCCCATAAATCTGCTAAATGCTTTTgttccttctttttctcctctAATTGACTTTCGACCTTTTCTCTTCGACTGACTGAAaatggatcttcttcattcttcaatGATTCCCTTTCGATCTCAAGTGTGACTATCTCCCTATCCAACGTTTCTAACGCAGTTGGTCTAGATTCCTGAGCTAATTTCAATGCTGATGAAGCTTCGTCGACCAAGTCAATAGCCTTGTCCGGTAGGTATCTATCGGGAATATATCGATCGGAATAGACAGCAGCAGTGACTAAAGCAGAGTCGGCTATCGATACACCGA
The nucleotide sequence above comes from Kwoniella europaea PYCC6329 chromosome 1, complete sequence. Encoded proteins:
- a CDS encoding glucose-6-phosphate dehydrogenase codes for the protein MSEDNRKRSGSVAGSIPSMETSGDSLKDETVVVVLGASGDLAKKKTFPALFALFAQGLLPKDVHIVGYARTKMDEQEFYKRETQYIKGDDSKIEEFKKISSYISGQYDGDEGFQELLKHLEKLEGDRKSKNRVFYMALPPSVFTTVAKGLKKNVYSESGINRIIVEKPFGKDLESCREMMSELKAQWAENETYRIDHYLGKEMVKNLLILRFGNVFLDAAFNKNFVSNVQITFKEPFGTEGRGGYFDEFGIIRDVCQNHLLQTLSILAMERPISFSAEDIRDEKVKVLRSIPPIVQKDVLLGQYVAEGDKPGYLDDDTVPKGSVCPTFAAMTLWVNNPRWEGVPFIMKAGKALNESKVEIRVQFKDALQGIFTDIPRNELVMRIQPSEAVYLKMNAKLPGFATRAVPTELDLTYKKRFVDTNIPQAYEALILDAFKGDHSNFVRDDELDVAWKIFTPILHWIDGKDAPKPEPYPYGSRGPKQIDEFTSKYGYKRSPQEYSWPQTSASL